A genomic region of Arachis stenosperma cultivar V10309 chromosome 9, arast.V10309.gnm1.PFL2, whole genome shotgun sequence contains the following coding sequences:
- the LOC130947686 gene encoding uncharacterized protein LOC130947686 codes for MDHTISRERDIDFDLESGGNSTEEDSSTDRSTSDGDSNGGFRYPWNRILGFESSSCSNSSTKPVNGVDNVGVLVNDDNYNNYAHVNNQNANKAATNPSRKPSKPPLPPNGPSLIAGDQRFVKELSELALRKRARIKRMKAVRKMKAIKSASSSSSSYTGFSALVISVFFLLVLIFHGIRSVHSNVVELTASPETVTPTDEDIISVQYPKNSIINEVPKER; via the exons ATGGATCACACCATTTCAAGAGAAAGGGACATTGACTTTGACCTAGAAAGTGGTGGGAACAGTACCGAAGAGGATTCGAGCACCGATCGTTCCACAAGTGATGGAGATTCAAATGGCGGTTTTCGTTATCCCTGGAATAGGATTCTAGGCTTCGAGTCGTCTTCATGCAGCAATTCATCAACAAAACCTGTTAACGGTGTTGATAATGTTGGTGTTCTTGTTAATGatgataattataataattatgcTCATGTTAATAACCAAAACGCTAATAAGGCGGCTACTAACCCATCAAGAAAGCCTTCAAAGCCACCATTGCCTCCTAATGGTCCATCATTGATTGCTGGAGATCAGAGGTTTGTGAAGGAGCTTAGCGAGCTTGCGTTGAGGAAGAGAGCGAGGATTAAGAGAATGAAAGCAGTGAGGAagatgaaagcaataaagtCTGCATCATCCTCATCTTCATCGTATACTGGCTTCTCTGCCTTGGTCATCAGTGTTTTCTTCTTGCTTGTTTTAATATTCCACG GAATCAGATCTGTGCATAGCAATGTTGTTGAGTTAACAGCTTCACCTGAAACAGTGACTCCAACTGATGAAGATATTATTTCAGTTCAGTATCCAAAGAATTCTATCATCAATGAAG TTCCAAAGGAAAGATGA